A stretch of the Argentina anserina chromosome 6, drPotAnse1.1, whole genome shotgun sequence genome encodes the following:
- the LOC126801208 gene encoding auxin-responsive protein SAUR61-like translates to MEILLSPKTLIKLTTKLHKVPVMRRRKTSNSYRKAADSNSGMNSSAADKGTFVIYTLDKRRFVLPLTYLSNYMFQELFKMSEEEFGISSEDPIVFPCDSRLMNYIVSLVKLGMSADLEKALLNSIIKNSCSISTSDCQGQTSLLLLLCGY, encoded by the coding sequence ATGGAGATTCTGCTTAGCCCAAAAACTCTGATCAAATTGACCACGAAATTGCATAAGGTACCAGTTATGAGGAGGAGAAAAACTTCGAATTCATACAGAAAAGCTGCTGACAGTAACAGTGGAATGAATTCTAGTGCTGCAGATAAAGGCACATTCGTTATCTACACTCTTGACAAAAGGCGATTTGTGCTTCCTCTGACCTATCTTTCTAATTACATGTTTCAAGAGCTATTCAAGATGTCGGAAGAAGAATTTGGAATATCTAGTGAGGATCCTATTGTCTTCCCATGTGATTCACGACTCATGAACTACATAGTCTCACTAGTGAAGCTTGGAATGAGTGCAGATTTGGAGAAAGCTTTACTGAACTCTATTATCAAAAATAGTTGCTCCATATCTACTTCTGATTGTCAAGGACAGACAAGCCTGCTGTTACTCCTTTGTGGttactga
- the LOC126801209 gene encoding heavy metal-associated isoprenylated plant protein 28 isoform X3, with protein sequence MRVHMDCPGCESKVRSTLQKLKGIDNVDIDMSLQKVTVTGWADLDQKKVLKTIRKTGRRAELWQFPFVDSNLNNSYVYNQTQCNGPINNYAPQPSSSYNYYKHGYDSGSSSSHGFSQNPAHSSVYGYQPTTAFSDENPNACSVM encoded by the exons ATGAGAGTGCATATGGATTGCCCCGGATGCGAGAGCAAGGTTAGAAGTACACTTCAGAAGCTAAAAG GTATCGACAACGTTGATATAGACATGTCTCTGCAGAAGGTCACAGTGACCGGGTGGGCAGATCTAGACCAAAAGAAAGTTCTTAAGACGATTCGAAAAACTGGTCGAAGAGCAGAACTCTGGCAATTCCCCTTTGTTGATTCAAATTTAAACAACAGCTATGTATACAATCAAACTCAGTGTAATGGTCCGATCAATAACTATGCTCCTCAACCTTCCTCATCGTACAACTACTACAAGCACGGTTATGACAGTGGTTCTTCTTCTAGCCATGGCTTTTCTCAGAACCCTGCACATTCCTCCGTTTACGGGTATCAACCTACGACGGCCTTCAGCGACGAGAACCCTAATGCCTGCTCTGTCATGTGA
- the LOC126801209 gene encoding heavy metal-associated isoprenylated plant protein 28 isoform X1 produces MTTIEMRVHMDCPGCESKVRSTLQKLKGIDNVDIDMSLQKVTVTGWADLDQKKVLKTIRKTGRRAELWQFPFVDSNLNNSYVYNQTQCNGPINNYAPQPSSSYNYYKHGYDSGSSSSHGFSQNPAHSSVYGYQPTTAFSDENPNACSVM; encoded by the exons ATGACA ACGATAGAGATGAGAGTGCATATGGATTGCCCCGGATGCGAGAGCAAGGTTAGAAGTACACTTCAGAAGCTAAAAG GTATCGACAACGTTGATATAGACATGTCTCTGCAGAAGGTCACAGTGACCGGGTGGGCAGATCTAGACCAAAAGAAAGTTCTTAAGACGATTCGAAAAACTGGTCGAAGAGCAGAACTCTGGCAATTCCCCTTTGTTGATTCAAATTTAAACAACAGCTATGTATACAATCAAACTCAGTGTAATGGTCCGATCAATAACTATGCTCCTCAACCTTCCTCATCGTACAACTACTACAAGCACGGTTATGACAGTGGTTCTTCTTCTAGCCATGGCTTTTCTCAGAACCCTGCACATTCCTCCGTTTACGGGTATCAACCTACGACGGCCTTCAGCGACGAGAACCCTAATGCCTGCTCTGTCATGTGA
- the LOC126801209 gene encoding heavy metal-associated isoprenylated plant protein 28 isoform X2, translating into MQTIEMRVHMDCPGCESKVRSTLQKLKGIDNVDIDMSLQKVTVTGWADLDQKKVLKTIRKTGRRAELWQFPFVDSNLNNSYVYNQTQCNGPINNYAPQPSSSYNYYKHGYDSGSSSSHGFSQNPAHSSVYGYQPTTAFSDENPNACSVM; encoded by the exons ATGCAGACGATAGAGATGAGAGTGCATATGGATTGCCCCGGATGCGAGAGCAAGGTTAGAAGTACACTTCAGAAGCTAAAAG GTATCGACAACGTTGATATAGACATGTCTCTGCAGAAGGTCACAGTGACCGGGTGGGCAGATCTAGACCAAAAGAAAGTTCTTAAGACGATTCGAAAAACTGGTCGAAGAGCAGAACTCTGGCAATTCCCCTTTGTTGATTCAAATTTAAACAACAGCTATGTATACAATCAAACTCAGTGTAATGGTCCGATCAATAACTATGCTCCTCAACCTTCCTCATCGTACAACTACTACAAGCACGGTTATGACAGTGGTTCTTCTTCTAGCCATGGCTTTTCTCAGAACCCTGCACATTCCTCCGTTTACGGGTATCAACCTACGACGGCCTTCAGCGACGAGAACCCTAATGCCTGCTCTGTCATGTGA
- the LOC126801205 gene encoding uncharacterized protein LOC126801205, translating to MGAGRKWAVNLTDNSTSPSSSNVPDPLGFSRASSDQDDSTVSRQSKEAESTWKSQKAWEVAQAPFKNLLMMGFMMWMAGSTVHLFSIGITFSALWQPISALQGVGKVFEPYKDKKVDLLAPKLLFIALNLGGLALGVWKLNTLGLLPTHASDWVSSLPPAQEVEYSGGGIPL from the exons ATGGGAGCTGGTCGAAAATGGGCTGTTAACTTGACAGACAACTCAACCTCTCCTAGTTCTTCCAATGTCCCTGACCCCCTTGGCTTCTCCAGGGCCTCCTCTGATCAG GACGATTCAACTGTCAGTCGCCAAAGTAAAGAAGCTGAATCAACGTGGAAATCTCAG AAAGCTTGGGAAGTTGCACAGGCCCCTTTTAAGAACTTGTTAATGATGGGATTCATGATGTGGATGGCTGGCAGCACAGTCCATTTATTCAGCATTGGAATTACCTTTTCTGCTCTCTGGCAGCCCATAAGTGCCTTGCAAGGCGTAGGAAAGG TTTTTGAGCCCTACAAGGACAAGAAAGTGGATCTCCTTGCCCCAAAGTTGCTCTTCATTGCCCTTAATTTGGGGGGTTTGGCACTTGGTGTCTGGAAG CTCAACACATTGGGCTTGCTTCCTACACATGCATCCGACTGGGTTTCATCCTTACCTCCTGCACAG GAGGTTGAGTATTCTGGTGGTGGCATTCCTCTATAA
- the LOC126801213 gene encoding LOW QUALITY PROTEIN: protein CONSERVED ONLY IN THE GREEN LINEAGE 160, chloroplastic (The sequence of the model RefSeq protein was modified relative to this genomic sequence to represent the inferred CDS: inserted 1 base in 1 codon), giving the protein MAILNSYLSVTSTATPISPDSSSSSSQLVPDPRQSKILLPKKKPQKWSTGMAPGDYGGPPTTTKLRKYWGGDVDPLESDDFMWNKEFMDRMKKLIQEPDTSTLVAPAKDVPSGFLSLNRVMSLDSVEIDLSKQLTASPAQPELQQHVEAPTQSLKSTTIKWRHAPTRREQDKWARATKAATGGSEVMFRELRRSKEDPKVVAEQYRKQYFKLKKRLQVLTLGIGGVGLVSAYISYSPEIAASYGVGFLGSLVYMRMPGSSVDSMADGARGLLKGAIGQPRLLVPVVLVMEFYYAGEIIVPQYGFMQLELILILVGFFTYKIATXIQAIE; this is encoded by the exons ATGGCGATTCTGAACTCCTACCTCTCAGTGACCTCCACCGCAACACCAATTTCTCCCgactcatcatcatcttcaagcCAGCTCGTACCCGACCCGAGACAAAGCAAGATCCTACTTCCCAAGAAGAAGCCCCAGAAATGGTCCACTGGTATGGCTCCGGGAGACTACGGTGGCCCACCAACCACCACCAAGCTCCGGAAATACTGGGGAGGTGACGTGGACCCTCTCGAGTCTGATGACTTCATGTGGAACAAAGAGTTCATGGACCGCATGAAGAAACTCATTCAGGAACCTGACACTTCCACCCTAGTCGCTCCTGCCAAG GATGTGCCTTCTGGATTTCTTAGCTTGAATAGGGTCATGAGCCTTGACAG TGTAGAAATCGATTTGAGCAAACAACTCACAGCTTCTCCTGCCCAGCCTGAGTTACAGCAGCATGTTGAGGCTCCAACACAA AGTTTAAAAAGCACTACTATTAAATGGAGACATGCACCAACACGGCGTGAGCAAGATAAATGGGCCAGAGCGACTAAGGCTGCTACTGGAGGCAGT GAAGTGATGTTTCGGGAATTAAGGCGCTCAAAGGAGGACCCAAAGGTAGTAGCTGAGCAGTATAGAAAGCAGTATTTCAAG TTAAAGAAGAGATTGCAAGTACTTACACTGGGTATAGGAGGTGTTGGATTAGTTTCAGCTTATATTTCATATTCCCCTGAAATCGCCGCTAG CTATGGAGTTGGGTTCCTTGGTTCTCTGGTTTACATGCGTATGCCGGGGAGCAGCGTGGATTCCATGGCAGATGGAGCAAGAGGACTTCTTAA GGGAGCAATTGGTCAACCAAGGCTATTGGTTCCTGTTGTATTAGTCATGGAATTTTATTATGCAGGGGA GATCATTGTTCCACAATATGGATTCATGCAATTGGAACTGATACTAATCTTGGTGGGATTCTTCACGTATAAAATTGCCA TTATCCAAGCTATAGAGTAA
- the LOC126801194 gene encoding phosphoenolpyruvate carboxylase, with translation MAARNLEKMASIDAQLRLLAPGKVSEDDKLIEYDALLLDRFLDILQDLHGEDLRETVQDLYELSAEYEGKQDPKKLEELGKVFTSLDPGDSIVVAKSFSHMLNLANLAEEVQIAYRRRIKLKKGDFVDEANATTESDIEETFKKLVGQLKKSPQEVFDELKNQTVDLVLTAHPTQSVRRSLLQKHARVRNCLTQLYAKDITPDDKQELDEALQREIQAAFRTDEIRRTPPTPQDEMRAGMSYFHETIWKGVPKFLRRVDTALKNIGINERLPYNAPLIQFSSWMGGDRDGNPRVTPEVTRDVCLLARMMAANLYFSQIEDLMFELSMWRCNEELLARAHELRRSSRKDAKHYIEFWKQIPPNEPYRVILGGVRDKLYYTRERARQLLSNGTSDIPEDLTFTNVEQFLEPLELCYQSLCSCGDKPIADGSLLDFLRQVSTFGLSLVRLDIRQESDRHTDVIDAITKHLGIGSYREWPEKQRQEWLLSELSGKRPLFGTDVPKTEEIADVLDTFKVISELPSDNFGAYIISMATAPSDVLAVELLQRECHVKNPLRVVPLFEKLADLEAAPAAVARLFSIDWYKNRINGKQEVMIGYSDSGKDAGRLSAAWQLYKAQEELIKVAKEYGVKLTMFHGRGGTVGRGGGPTHLAILSQPPETIHGSLRVTVQGEVIEQSFGEEHLCFRTLQRFTAATLEHGMNPPVSPKPEWRALMDEMAVVATEEYRSIVFKEPRFVEYFRLATPEMEYGRMNIGSRPSKRKPSGGIESLRAIPWIFAWTQTRFHLPVWLGFGAAFKQVIEKDAKNLQMLREMYNQWPFFRVTIDLIEMVFAKGDPGIAALYDKLLVSEDLWSFGERLRTNYEDTKRLLLQVAGHRDLLEGDPYLRQRLLLRDSYITTLNVCQAYTLKQIRDPNYLDQIRASKEPASKPAAELINLNPTSEYAPGLEDTLILTMKGIAAGMQNTG, from the exons ATGGCAGCGAGGAACTTGGAGAAGATGGCTTCAATTGATGCACAGCTGAGGCTGTTGGCACCAGGGAAGGTGTCTGAGGATGACAAACTCATTGAATATGACGCTTTGTTGTTGGATCGCTTCCTTGATATTCTTCAGGATTTACATGGGGAGGATCTCAGAGAAACG GTCCAAGATTTGTATGAGCTATCCGCAGAATATGAAGGAAAGCAGGACCCTAAAAAGTTGGAGGAACTTGGAAAGGTGTTTACAAGTTTGGATCCTGGGGATTCCATTGTTGTTGCCAAATCTTTTTCCCACATGCTTAACTTGGCCAATTTGGCCGAAGAAGTTCAGATTGCATATCGAAGAAGGATAAAGTTGAAGAAGGGAGATTTTGTTGATGAAGCAAATGCTACAACAGAGTCGGATATTGAAGAAACTTTCAAAAAGCTTGTGGGGCAACTGAAGAAGTCACCACAAGAAGTTTTTGATGAATTGAAGAATCAGACTGTAGACTTGGTTCTAACTGCACATCCTACTCAGTCTGTTCGTAGATCTTTGCTTCAAAAGCATGCAAG GGTGAGAAATTGTTTGACGCAGTTATATGCCAAAGATATCACACCTGATGATAAGCAAGAACTAGATGAGGCTCTACAAAGGGAG ATTCAAGCTGCATTCCGTACTGACGAAATCCGAAGGACTCCTCCAACCCCTCAAGATGAAATGAGGGCAGGAATGAGCTACTTTCACGAGACGATTTGGAAAGGTGTACCAAAATTTTTACGCCGAGTGGACACTGCCTTGAAGAACATTGGGATAAATGAACGTCTTCCTTACAATGCTCCTCTCATTCAATTTTCTTCTTGGATGGGTGGGGATCGTGATG GAAATCCCAGGGTCACTCCAGAAGTTACACGGGATGTATGCTTATTGGCTAGAATGATGGCTGCTAACTTGTATTTCTCCCAGATAGAAGATCTTATGTTTGAG TTATCTATGTGGCGCTGCAATGAAGAGCTTCTTGCTCGTGCTCATGAACTTCGCAGATCTTCAAGGAAGGATGCAAAGCATTACATAG AGTTTTGGAAACAAATTCCTCCAAATGAGCCTTATCGTGTTATTCTTGGTGGTGTGAGAGACAAGCTCTACTATACACGTGAACGTGCACGCCAACTTTTATCCAATGGAACCTCTGACATTCCTGAGGACTTAACTTTTACTAATGTTGAACAG TTCTTGGAACCTCTTGAACTGTGTTACCAATCACTGTGTTCCTGTGGTGACAAGCCAATTGCTGACGGTAGCCTGCTTGATTTCTTAAGGCAAGTTTCTACTTTCGGCCTTTCTCTAGTGAGACTAGACATACGGCAAGAATCTGACAGGCACACTGATGTCATTGATGCGATCACAAAACACCTGGGCATTGGGTCTTATCGTGAATGGCCTGAGAAACAAAGGCAAGAATGGCTGTTGTCCGAGCTCAGTGGAAAGCGCCCTCTTTTTGGCACTGATGTTCCCAAAACCGAAGAAATCGCTGATGTATTAGACACATtcaaagtaatttcagaactTCCCTCAGACAATTTTGGTGCCTATATTATATCAATGGCAACAGCCCCATCAGATGTACTTGCTGTTGAGCTTTTACAACGTGAATGCCATGTGAAAAACCCACTAAGGGTTGTCCCGTTGTTTGAGAAACTTGCTGATTTAGAGGCTGCTCCTGCTGCTGTTGCTCGCCTCTTCTCTATAGATTGGTACAAAAACCGGATCAATGGAAAGCAAGAAGTCATGATTGGGTACTCAGATTCAGGAAAGGATGCTGGCCGTCTATCTGCAGCATGGCAGCTATACAAGGCTCAAGAAGAGCTCATAAAGGTTGCAAAAGAATATGGAGTAAAGCTTACCATGTTTCATGGCCGAGGTGGAACAGTTGGAAGAGGAGGGGGGCCCACTCATCTTGCTATATTGTCTCAGCCACCTGAGACAATTCATGGTTCGCTGCGTGTGACAGTGCAAGGTGAAGTTATTGAACAATCATTTGGAGAGGAGCACTTGTGTTTTAGAACACTCCAGCGTTTCACAGCAGCTACACTAGAGCACGGCATGAATCCTCCAGTTTCGCCAAAGCCAGAATGGCGTGCGCTTATGGATGAGATGGCAGTTGTTGCTACAGAAGAATACCGTTCAATAGTTTTCAAGGAACCTCGTTTTGTTGAATACTTTCGCCTG GCAACACCAGAGATGGAATATGGTCGGATGAACATTGGGAGTCGTCCATCGAAACGAAAGCCAAGTGGAGGCATTGAATCACTACGAGCAATCCCATGGATCTTTGCATGGACCCAGACAAGATTTCATTTGCCTGTGTGGCTTGGTTTTGGAGCAGCATTTAAGCAAGTCATAGAGAAGGATGCAAAGAATCTTCAGATGCTTCGGGAGATGTATAATCAGTGGCCTTTCTTCAGAGTCACCATTGATTTAATTGAGATGGTGTTTGCCAAGGGAGACCCTGGTATTGCAGCTCTTTATGACAAGCTTCTGGTGTCAGAAGACCTTTGGTCGTTTGGAGAGCGACTGAGGACCAACTATGAAGATACTAAACGCCTCCTACTCCAG GTTGCTGGGCACAGAGATCTTCTGGAGGGAGATCCTTACTTGAGGCAGAGACTTCTTCTTCGTGACTCTTATATTACAACACTTAATGTGTGCCAAGCCTACACACTGAAGCAGATCCGTGACCCCAACTACCTTGATCAAATAAGGGCGTCAAAGGAACCAGCAAGCAAACCAGCAGCGGAGCTCATCAATCTTAATCCAACAAGCGAATATGCTCCAGGGCTGGAGGACACACTTATTTTGACCATGAAGGGTATTGCTGCTGGGATGCAGAACACTGGTTGA